One part of the Haliotis asinina isolate JCU_RB_2024 chromosome 2, JCU_Hal_asi_v2, whole genome shotgun sequence genome encodes these proteins:
- the LOC137274667 gene encoding sterile alpha motif domain-containing protein 9-like isoform X2, whose amino-acid sequence MGHVGDVISRTSENDAFPLYVKSKNTYRICLTGNLSVTQLKGAIEYKDGIPEDLQMLTHHGKLIRPSTLKNLQPDDTIHVIVRSKGGTKGAKKKASRKNKGPGLSNSATEEEVQGWLLSCVKVPEHLIQDEVKYVNGHMLNEYKDPNEIKEELGLPIGLCRKILYLNENEDAEKLWGLSREQLESFTPDHICDFARDSFQADRNLDKITEAIKREHIDGFVIMLYVNHGMLANDLNIKKVFGRRLLLHVKKKLKDSITPTSATNEVSNTQLESHHVPSLDFNQSTILSAPDTANMPFTEQPNHAPNGSPSTFSPTVESITFLQKHLGLDVKENTSEDNPNECQLFAIHSSWEQSNELAQMFLFWILCKEGEFEDSSMKTKLWGLIVQNTSTWLQTLPIALQSNFKKGKDEYRYQFRGRKSVRLGKAGAKMIRYENIRLEQTHSYKYHILILTGSTTKERDRVYRIYDGNYHLKTSIKEITNKMFCIDDSLTCIKSLNFDSPPSKGGGHHDKDLDLTYYGEMKEKYGTSTDVSKTPAAANTKLQGGVSFQRPRPFNQDSLCTIYFKDYVMDVPECGSGMITPSLEFKYFRSSLDTGNNNSPIEKFLTETLRFACGCLNRRRNGTIYFGIADEKPVDGITRRHGQIVGFPIMEVDIDSKINYEDELNDAKSKCFDSPEANSAAKECIKSPVFVKVAPSLDQVPLFVMEVDIEPFSSFCEGIKFKLDLSKISGKKQKPLLFVRDGPETKKIDTDAEELHFVNKLKEWDTKRKYEEECSVSRNWPDKNCHKYLAEKLCRKLCKTSNRIDSSLWPILVSSKPSDALKSTLFSSLTFISGIPWCAVFDFDDASFSNGLCKHFFNSNQTTLTNGDIFRDVENNNSLRERLKLPENNVLIFCNGRSEFRLPHLTKHDWKKDYSPNVKGAINFFQQKSVIPTGRTIVVFLLFATDFHGFLDIFGEMIAFFGSEDIVLICERKDVFQEFKDMALVQQIVQKEDLDQTCVVGMTWEQTSTSVNNLIGVAKQTEICIPTSSGAHVTAEQKFLESIDSLQVLSYSQCEDKTFETLSDKQTFSRMKELKFYQGNRVEWWNFYFQGHVMERHCFQRLKTKVLDALNGEKADKISRVVPIFLNHEPGAGGSTLVRHILWEFRKEFRCAIITKLEEKTASDILSLWRYKEKDIRYARPLLLLIDSIVEQKLDLYEIHRLVTKESWKVDSKMRSPICVFLVCKRDETLHMPQRTLHQEVSENEYLLQKVEDSEKEWLTMKIEQLEDTSRDFGLTQFKGEYFISFMILHSNFKQEFLRDTIHSLMSRMEFEDRSFKLLAYVALIISFVSPPKGGAAIAVPVECCSEHMGFNSRMNTQSRNLSLWENHLEGPLKILLIIEANENGSGKQIRMAHQNLAKAVIECIQTRYFNNDLASIATDFLESDLLKTSSFARTYLNRLCVEMLIRRKKEEYDDGENTKFSPLIESIISESKMYSSGANVLVKGFELMQDGFIAHQLARLHLHHKEYVWAKEWAQKAVELDPKRSTFLHTFGCVYKHHFLSLKLWDEQKTPDDPSTTDALDMALGALGHFQNASTCDKYEKNLLAYFDILSTVNCIARFLHEIVNIGTADVVHRYLTEDNYFPESTACWENYHLKLKALYTTAMDAVAVLDEHIYYSQCSYASKYSHQQNEEHRNSRIIKKRLPDSFQDFVKFFCERENTNDPPPYIRSDVLKDGWHRRRVVALHGKRLVDVFKIVFPRTEQIHERVHYKGNTKKNRKGEKPVPSDSLWTIQTHLKSIKDKNADDCLTLIAVNLALAELKAAKQTSVSELYGYCLQIIRTERRGIAFSMAYLYIMMFMWPQGKLGVPYDHTLMKEAMRFLFDEFRATKQRKPRGENELFKRENNIYHSIALFYLAKGRGLSSFSYHLSPLFFKKKQEEMWESYQVREKLQLVNGYTRLKPNSGTISVIVDLKDFEIDEELELRNFKCRRPEMTERPISFYLGFSLSGPVVCYICPDETSLDQWQLASDYVDYSVFPKEKLRKLLRDIEKIKAKKDRHPKETDLLKDEAAINDALFRYESEEAIID is encoded by the exons ATGGGTCACGTTGGGGATGTGATTAGCAGGACATCTGAAAATGACGCATTTCCATTGTATGTGAAATCTAAAAACACATACAGAATATGTCTGACAGGAAATCTCAGCGTGACTCAGTTGAAAGGGGCTATCGAATACAAAGATGGTATTCCTGAAGATCTACAAATGCTAACTCATCATGGCAAACTGATACGGCCATCCACACTGAAGAACCTTCAGCCGGATGACACCATCCATGTCATTGTCAGGAGCAAGGGGGGCACGAAAGGAGCTAAAAAGAAAGCGTCACGTAAGAACAAAG GACCAGGCTTGTCCAATTCTGCAACAGAGGAAGAGGTCCAGGGATGGCTATTAAGCTGCGTGAAAGTACCGGAACACTTGATTCAAGATGAAGTGAAGTATGTAAATGGGCATATGCTCAATGAGTACAAAGATCCTAATGAAATTAAAGAAGAGCTTGGACTTCCCATTGGACTTTGTAGGAAGATTCTATAtctaaatgaaaatgaagatgctgaGAAACTATGGGGATTGAGCAGAGAACAACTAGAATCCTTCACACCAGATCATATATGTGATTTTGCAAGAGATTCTTTTCAGGCAGACAGGAACCTTGACAAGATTACTGAGGCTATTAAAAGGGAACATATTGATGGCTTTGTGATAATGTTATATGTGAATCATGGAATGCTTGCTAATGACTTGAATATCAAGAAGGTTTTCGGTAGAAGATTGTTACTGCATGTAAAGAAGAAGTTAAAGGATAGCATAACGCCTACTTCAGCAACAAATGAAGTAAGTAACACACAGCTGGAAAGTCACCATGTCCCATCCCTTGATTTTAATCAGAGCACGATTCTGTCAGCACCTGATACAGCAAATATGCCATTCACAGAACAACCTAATCATGCTCCTAATGGTTCTCCAAGTACCTTCTCACCAACTGTGGAAAGTATTACCTTCCTACAAAAACACTTAGGATTAGATGTTAAAGAAAACACCAGTGAAGATAATCCAAATGAATGTCAACTATTTGCAATTCACTCTTCCTGGGAACAAAGTAATGAACTTGCTCAGATGTTTCTATTTTGGATTTTATGCAAAGAGGGTGAATTTGAGGACTCGTCTATGAAAACGAAACTCTGGGGTTTGATTGTCCAGAATACATCAACCTGGTTACAGACCTTGCCTATTGCACTGCAATCCAATTTCAAAAAAGGTAAAGATGAATATCGGTATCAGTTCAGGGGACGAAAATCTGTCCGACTGGGCAAAGCTGGGGCAAAGATGATCAGATATGAAAACATAAGACTCGAGCAAACACATTCCTACAAATATCATATTCTTATTTTGACTGGAAGTACTACTAAAGAACGAGATCGTGTGtatagaatatatgatggaaacTACCATTTGAAAACTTCAATAAAGGAAatcacaaacaaaatgttttgcatTGATGACTCATTGACATGTATCAAAAGTTTGAATTTTGACTCTCCTCCCTCCAAAGGAGGTGGACACCATGATAAGGATCTTGATCTAACCTATTATGGCGAAATGAAGGAAAAGTATGGGACATCAACAGATGTTTCCAAAACACCTGCTGCAGCTAATACAAAACTCCAGGGTGGAGTGTCATTCCAGAGGCCAAGGCCATTTAATCAGGATAGTCTTTGCACGATATATTTCAAGGATTATGTTATGGATGTGCCAGAATGTGGTAGTGGAATGATAACACCTTCCTTAGAATTCAAATACTTTCGGTCAAGTCTTGACACTGGCAACAATAACAGTCCAATAGAAAAATTTCTCACAGAGACTTTGCGTTTTGCTTGTGGTTGCCTTAACAGACGTAGAAATGGAACCATATACTTTGGCATTGCTGATGAGAAACCTGTTGATGGAATTACACGCCGTCACGGTCAGATAGTGGGATTCCCCATCATGGAAGTTGACATTGACAGTAAAATCAATTATGAAGATGAACTGAATGATGCCAAATCAAAATGCTTTGACTCACCAGAAGCAAACAGCGCTGCAAAGGAATGTATCAAATCACCCGTTTTTGTGAAAGTTGCCCCTTCACTTGACCAGGTTCCGCTGTTTGTTATGGAGGTCGACATAGAACCTTTTTCAAGTTTTTGTGAAGGCATAAAATTCAAACTGGATTTATCGAAAATATCTGGGAAGAAACAGAAACCATTGCTGTTTGTTCGTGATGGACCTGAaacaaaaaagattgatactgatgcagaagaactgcattttgtaaacaaattaaAAGAATGGGACACTAAACGTAAATATGAAGAAGAGTGTTCGGTCAGTAGAAATTGGCCTGATAAAAATTGTCACAAATATTTGGCAGAAAAACTTTGTCGAAAGTTATGCAAAACTAGCAACAGAATTGATTCTTCACTTTGGCCAATTCTAGTTTCTAGCAAACCATCAGATGCATTAAAATCCACACTTTTCTCATCACTTACTTTCATCTCAGGCATTCCTTGGTGTGCAGTTTTTGATTTTGATGATGCATCGTTTAGTAATGGTTTGTGCAAGCATTTCTTCAACAGTAATCAAACAACTCTAACAAACGGAGACATCTTTAGAGATGTTGAGAATAACAACAGTTTGAGAGAGCGATTAAAACTCCCAGAAAACAATGTGTTGATATTTTGCAATGGGCGGTCTGAATTTCGATTGCCTCACCTCACAAAGCATGATTGGAAAAAAGATTACTCCCCCAATGTAAAAGGTGCAATCAACTTTTTCCAGCAAAAATCAGTTATTCCAACTGGAAGAACAATAGTGGTGTTTTTACTCTTTGCAACGGATTTTCATGGTTTTTTGGATATCTTTGGAGAGATGATAGCATTCTTTGGAAGTGAAGATATTGTACTAATTTGTGAAAGAAAGGACGTATTTCAAGAATTTAAAGACATGGCTTTAGTGCAACAGATTGTACAAAAAGAGGACCTTGATCAGACGTGTGTTGTTGGCATGACGTGGGAGCAGACCAGTACCTCTGTCAACAATCTAATAGGTGTTgcgaaacaaactgaaatatgtatacCAACTAGCAGTGGAGCACATGTAACAGCTGAACAAAAATTTCTTGAAAGCATTGACAGTTTACAAGTTTTGAGTTACTCACAATGCGAGgacaaaacatttgaaacactATCTGATAAACAAACATTTAGTAGAATGAAGGAATTGAAGTTTTATCAAGGTAACAGGGTTGAGTGGTGGAATTTCTATTTTCAAGGACATGTCATGGAACGACATTGCTTTCAAAGACTGAAAACTAAAGTTTTGGATGCCCTCAATGGAGAAAAAGCCGACAAAATATCAAGAGTTGTGCCTATCTTTCTTAATCATGAACCGGGTGCAGGCGGTTCAACTTTAGTAAGACATATCCTTTGGGAGTTTCGCAAGGAATTCAGATGTGCAATCATCACAAAACTGGAGGAAAAGACTGCATCAGACATACTTTCATTGTGGCGGTATAAAGAAAAGGACATCAGATATGCCAGACCTCTTTTGCTACTTATTGACTCAATAGTGGAACAAAAGTTAGATTTATATGAAATCCACCGCCTCGTGACAAAAGAATCTTGGAAAGTTGATAGCAAGATGAGATCCCCTATATGTGTTTTCCTCGTTTGCAAAAGAGATGAAACCCTACACATGCCACAGCGAACCCTACACCAGGAGGTATCTGAGAATGAGTACCTGCTTCAGAAGGTAGAAGACAGCGAAAAAGAATGGTTGACCATGAAGATAGAGCAACTAGAAGACACAAGCAGAGATTTCGGTCTCACACAGTTCAAAGGAGAATACTTTATTTCCTTCATGATTTTACATTCAAATTTTAAACAGGAATTTCTCAGGGATACAATTCACAGTTTGATGAGCCGAATGGAGTTTGAGGACAGATCATTCAAGCTGCTGGCGTATGTTGCCCTTATCATATCTTTTGTAAGTCCCCCAAAGGGAGGtgcagccatagcagttccTGTAGAGTGTTGTAGTGAACATATGGGATTTAACTCCAGGATGAACACCCAGTCCCGAAATCTTTCACTATGGGAAAACCATCTGGAAGGTcctttgaaaatattattgataattGAAGCAAACGAAAATGGAAGTGGTAAACAGATACGAATGGCTCATCAAAATCTGGCAAAAGCTGTGATAGAATGCATTCAAACTCGATATTTTAACAATGACCTAGCCAGTATTGCTACTGATTTCCTTGAGTCAGATCTACTCAAAACTTCTTCCTTTGCCCGAACATATTTAAATCGGCTCTGTGTTGAAATGCTTATACGACGAAAAAAGGAAGAATATGATGATGGAGAAAACACAAAGTTTAGTCCACTTATTGAAAGCATTATTAGTGAAAGTAAAATGTATTCAAGTGGTGCAAACGTCTTAGTTAAAGGATTTGAACTGATGCAAGATGGCTTCATTGCTCATCAACTGGCACGTTTACATCTTCACCACAAAGAATACGTTTGGGCAAAAGAGTGGGCACAAAAGGCAGTTGAACTGGATCCAAAGAGATCCACCTTCTTACACACGTTTGGATGTGTCTACAAGCATCACTTTCTGAGTCTGAAGTTGTGGGATGAACAAAAAACACCCGATGATCCCAGTACGACAGATGCATTAGATATGGCACTTGGTGCATTAGGTCATTTCCAAAATGCAAGTACATGTGACAAATATGAGAAAAACCTCTTGGCATATTTCGATATTCTTTCAACAGTCAACTGCATTGCTAGATTTCTCCATGAAATTGTTAACATTGGCACAGCTGATGTTGTTCACAGATATTTGACTGAAGACAATTACTTTCCAGAATCTACCGCATGCTGGGAGAACTACCATTTAAAACTGAAAGCCTTGTATACCACGGCCATGGATGCAGTCGCTGTGCTAGATGAACATATTTACTACAGTCAATGTTCTTACGCATCTAAATATAgccatcaacaaaatgaagaacacaGAAATTCGAGGATTATTAAGAAACGTCTTCCTGACTCCTTTCAGGATTTTGTAAAGTTCTTCTGTGAAAGAGAAAACACAAATGATCCACCACCCTATATCAGGTCGGATGTGCTCAAGGACGGATGGCATAGAAGGCGTGTTGTGGCTCTGCATGGAAAAAGGCTGGTAGACGTCTTCAAAATTGTCTTCCCTAGAACTGAACAGATACACGAGAGAGTGCACTACAAGGGAAACACTAAGAAAAATAGGAAAGGAGAAAAGCCTGTTCCCTCTGATAGCCTATGGACAATTCAAACCCATCTGAAGAGCATTAAAGATAAAAACGCGGATGACTGTTTAACTCTTATAGCTGTTAACCTTGCGCTTGCGGAACTAAAAGCTGCAAAGCAAACAAGTGTTTCCGAACTCTATGGGTATTGTCTTCAGATAATACGCACTGAAAGACGAGGAATCGCATTTAGCATGGCCTATCTTTACATTATGATGTTTATGTGGCCACAGGGGAAACTAGGTGTACCATATGATCATACGCTGATGAAGGAGGCTATGAGGTTCTTGTTTGATGAATTCAGAGCAACTAAACAGCGAAAACCAAGAGGTGAAAATGAGTTATTCAAAcgagaaaacaatatttatcaCAGTATTGCTCTTTTCTATTTAGCTAAAGGTAGAGGCCTGTCATCATTTTCTTACCACTTATCTCCCCTATTCTTTAAAAAGAAGCAAGAGGAAATGTGGGAAAGCTACCAAGTTAGAGAAAAGCTACAGTTAGTAAATGGCTACACAAGACTAAAACCAAACAGTGGTACGATAAGTGTTATCGTGGACTTGAAAGACTTTGAAATAGATGAAGAGCTAGAATTACGAAATTTCAAATGCAGGCGACCAGAAATGACCGAGAGACCTATTTCATTCTACCTGGGATTTTCATTATCTGGCCCTGTCGTGTGTTACATCTGTCCTGACGAGACATCTTTGGATCAATGGCAACTTGCTTCAGACTACGTCGATTATTCCGTTTTCCCAAAAGAAAAGCTTCGGAAGTTGCTGAGAGACATAGAGAAAATCAAGGCAAAAAAAGATCGGCACCCAAAGGAG ACAGACCTCTTGAAGGACGAAGCGGCAATCAATGACGCTCTATTCAGATATGAATCGGAAGAAGCCATCATTGACTAA